From a single Planctellipticum variicoloris genomic region:
- a CDS encoding GNAT family N-acetyltransferase produces MNVVRHSGLERWLEEVSEPLYRHEAEHSLLLGLAGEYLAGSDPIPEGLGAWSVHDRGQPVGAALVTPNNMIISRMPDEAVHRLIESLGEQGIELPGVVGSAEAAAAFAKGWANTSGRTAVLRMSQCLQSCRNVAWRHRSPGVFRAAEAADIPVLTEWARAFECEVHGEEAKHDLEPGVRRRIEKGRSFVWEVAGIVVSNASIGRPTRSSITVNFVYTPSEQRGRGFATSCVAEVTGRQLHAGRRFCCLYTDASNPISNAVYSKIGYRKVCDSAWWVFKD; encoded by the coding sequence ATGAACGTCGTGAGGCATTCCGGACTGGAACGTTGGCTGGAAGAGGTCTCCGAGCCGCTCTATCGCCATGAGGCGGAGCACAGTCTCCTGTTGGGACTGGCCGGGGAGTATCTCGCGGGCTCTGATCCGATTCCCGAGGGGCTCGGAGCGTGGTCGGTGCACGATCGGGGGCAGCCGGTCGGCGCCGCGCTGGTGACTCCGAACAACATGATTATCAGTCGGATGCCTGACGAGGCCGTCCATCGGCTGATTGAGTCACTGGGAGAGCAGGGAATCGAGTTGCCGGGCGTCGTCGGATCGGCCGAAGCCGCGGCGGCGTTCGCGAAGGGCTGGGCGAACACCTCGGGAAGGACTGCCGTCTTGCGGATGAGCCAGTGTCTGCAGTCCTGTCGCAATGTGGCCTGGAGGCACCGGTCGCCGGGAGTTTTCCGCGCGGCGGAGGCGGCGGATATTCCTGTGCTCACGGAATGGGCCAGGGCCTTTGAATGCGAGGTGCACGGCGAGGAGGCGAAGCACGATCTGGAACCGGGCGTCCGACGACGAATTGAGAAGGGGAGGTCTTTCGTCTGGGAGGTCGCCGGGATCGTCGTATCAAACGCTTCGATCGGTCGGCCGACCCGGTCGAGCATCACGGTGAACTTCGTGTATACGCCATCGGAGCAACGCGGACGGGGCTTTGCGACGTCATGCGTCGCGGAGGTGACAGGGCGACAGTTGCATGCGGGGCGGCGGTTCTGCTGTCTCTACACGGACGCGTCGAATCCGATCTCCAATGCCGTCTATTCAAAGATCGGCTATCGGAAGGTCTGCGATTCGGCGTGGTGGGTCTTCAAGGACTGA